Proteins encoded in a region of the Planktothrix tepida PCC 9214 genome:
- a CDS encoding Tn3 family transposase, with protein sequence LQIQEHYTDTSGYTEQVFAMCHLLGFKFAPRMRDLPDKKLYTFEPTSSEEILSPLLGGKINVKLISESWDEILRLA encoded by the coding sequence TTGCAGATTCAGGAGCATTATACAGATACAAGCGGCTATACTGAGCAGGTGTTTGCTATGTGCCATCTGTTGGGTTTTAAATTTGCTCCCCGAATGCGCGATTTACCTGATAAGAAACTTTACACTTTTGAACCTACTTCTTCCGAAGAGATTTTGTCACCTCTGTTAGGCGGGAAGATTAATGTGAAATTGATTTCTGAGTCTTGGGATGAGATTCTTCGGCTTGCTAG